The following proteins come from a genomic window of Athalia rosae chromosome 1, iyAthRosa1.1, whole genome shotgun sequence:
- the LOC105686819 gene encoding uncharacterized protein LOC105686819 gives MVAFQSTQPCRLRIVMITCHYNYSFIQVIASLVSESKTVSGSKATAFRYLQFSGLDNKSKQLRSYVSVLFQYGYSVSKENVEKSLGFSVRFAMLLFDRTSHVMSILSHFWTKKWRSLDEYQELLGPVDTLVFLKP, from the exons ATGGTGGCGTTCCAGTCGACACAACCCTGTCGTTTGCGAATAGTAATGAtaacatgtcattataattactcctttattcaggtaattgcatccTTGGTCTCggaatcgaagacagtcagcgGATCAAAGGCTACAGCCTTCAGGTATTTGCAATTTTCGGGCCTGGACAATAAATCCAAGCAACTGCGAAGTtacgtgtcagttttatttcaatatggatACAGCGTCTCAAAGGAAAATGTAG aaaaatcgttgGGGTTCTCCGTTCGATTCGCGATGCTGCTTTTTGACAGAACTTCGCACGTTAtgtccattttgtcgcatttctggacgaaaaaatggagatctctcgacgagtatcaggaattgctcggtccagtcgacacgctcgttttcctgaagccgtaa